In Paralichthys olivaceus isolate ysfri-2021 chromosome 13, ASM2471397v2, whole genome shotgun sequence, the following are encoded in one genomic region:
- the iqgap3 gene encoding ras GTPase-activating-like protein IQGAP3, with product MADHTAAENRYERLTAEQMDEQRVQNVAYQYLCRLEEAKRWMEACLGEELPAPTDLEEGLRNGVILAKLGRRFAPSAVPLKKIYDPEQQRYQAVGLQFRHTDNINHWRNAMTKLGLPVIFYPETTDVYDKKNMPRTVYCIHALSLYLYRLGVAPQIHDLYGKVKFTEEEINNMKLELDKYGIQMPAFNKIGGILANELSVDEAAVHAAVIAINEAVDRGEVGVTTRALRNPNAMLRNLQEALMSVYQEMLLQARRRKAERASSWCAGSEDKDMYEEFLTQREIQNNINVVNVRSAVEQVDEALDSADELSLLSALQLPCLALRGLRTDNGPWYLDQLSVDRQQRALEGCLDPLDPDDLQDSITLANEEAQRARNMQAAVQSVNAALRRSDPRHTLSCLMTSDLQLPQVFPFAAALYHRELQLLQRQSGQGELQQEELFVAVEMLSAVALINQSLEAGNLQQFSSSLVSSSAGLSDVDDTLLDRYFEHMAGVKQQGGGAQLTWNQLQEEINSVNSSVQDAQQNLVVVGVINKAVIRGDSQQLLSALLLPSCGLEDVLPDNARRYLTLLSRARQHKAQVSRDPGAELCLADIQEEVRRANQQSQRALKLCLSVAAVNQAVKENRDSQTLRVLSLPDLQLQGIIRECAAEYQRQLHNLITHKMDTGDNRSSWIRVRTDDGSLFYFHLNRLEGTWEQPDSFTHNSVFMDRHDIQDVISSVSGLYSRSALWRSREALVVRLQAACRGFLIRQQLEARQRFLINHTPAVVIIQSHWRRFVQQRAYRRRLQFLYMNWRAVVKIQSFLKMWLMKRKYRARLSFFKRNEGAVIKIQSFFRASRARDQYRMLVHSDTPPLSVVRKFVHLLDLGDGDIREEAELLRLREEVVRSIRFNRQLEADLDLMDLKIGLLVRNRATLQEVVSHCKKLTRKNKEQLSDMMDVERSKGLKALSRERRERLEAYQHLFYLLQTQPLYLAQLIFLMPHTRSTSFMEMLVFSLFNYGSDHREAYLLLQLFTEALRYEIRLKVDQPQDVVTGNPTVIKMLVNFYRRAHGQNVLREALCPALQDVLQDRSLSIRTDPVDVYKTWINQTESQTGHKSTLPYDVSPEDALSHPEVQRRIDVSIINLKNLTDRVLNAITCNLHKLPYGLRYTAKVLRDALKTKFPDASDDELYKIVGNLVYYRYMNPAIVAPDGFDVVDRSAGSSLQPEQRHVLGSIARMLQHGAANKRFHGDGYHVRALNQYISQTHNRFRKFLLSVCDVPEPEERFSVDEFSELLVVSRPVIYISVSELLNTHKLLLEHQDVLCADSSDPLRLLLRDLGPVPPLQELIGESSLSSSDPESALTHSCKTEVSLTLTNKFDIFNDSDDKPDARGLLLSTKQLIIDVIRTQPGDTLSYILRTSPSHDQEVCHDWLMQRRARQDARTPEKMKRNQSLVANGNLSLEEKKRKILRSLRRLEGLGVLTSPQSENQILQMIAKDIRQQRLHRQRRGAELLKLRQTLSSLQVKSSFHTEQVDYYRHYITSCLDNLTASKSNKKKTAESTGKKKPPVLSYSATRLQEKGVLLEIEDLPPTQFKNVVFDIVPGPERGSFRVKTRFLGVEMEEFLLKYQDLLQLQYEGVAVMKMFDKAKINVNLLIFLLNKKFFKK from the exons ATGGCGGATCACACCGCTGCGGAGAACCGCT ACGAGCGTCTGACTGCAGAGCAGATGGATGAACAGAGGGTCCAGAATGTTGCGTATCAGTACCTGTGCCGGTTGGAGGAGGCCAAGAG GTGGATGGAGGCGTGTCTAGGGGAGGAGCTTCCGGCTCCCACTGACCTAGAGGAGGGGCTCAGGAACGGAGTCATTCTCGCTAAACTGGGTCGTCGATTCGCTCCCAGCGCCGTCCCTCTGAAGAAGATCTATGACCCCGAGCAACAACGATACCAG GCTGTTGGTCTTCAGTTCCGTCACACTGACAACATCAATCACTGGAGGAACGCCATGACGAAGCTAGGACTGCCAGTG atctTTTATCCTGAAACAACAGACGTGTACGACAAGAAGAACATGCCCAGAACTGTCTACTGTATCCACGCACTCAG CCTGTATCTCTACAGACTGGGCGTGGCTCCACAGATCCATGACCTCTATGGGAAAGTCAAGTTTAcag AGGAGGAGATCAACAACATGAAGTTGGAATTGGATAAATATGGGATCCAGATGCCGGCGTTCAACAAGATTGGAGGAATCCTGGCCAATGAGCTTTCTGTGGACGAGGCTGCAG TCCATGCAGCAGTGATCGCCATCAACGAAGCAGTGGACCGAGGAGAAGTGGGTGTGACCACAAGGGCTCTAAGGAATCCTAACGCCATGCTGCGTAACCTACAGGAGGCGCTAATGAGTGTCTATCAGGAGATGCTGCTTCAGGctagaagaagaaaagctgaaCGAGCAAGCAGTTGG tgtgcaGGTTCAGAAGATAAAGACATGTATGAAGAGTTTCTGACTCAGAGAGAAATTCAGAATAACATCAACGTCGTTAACG tGCGTTCAGCCGTGGAGCAGGTGGATGAAGCTCTGGACTCTGCAGATGAGCTGTCTCTGCTGTCTGCTCTGCAGCTGCCATGTTTGGCCCTCAGAGGCCTCCGTACTGACAACGGCCCCTGGTACCTGGACCAGCTGTCAGTAGACcgccagcagagggcgctg GAGGGCTGCCTTGATCCTCTGGACCCTGATGACCTGCAGGACAGCATCACCCTCGCCAATGAAGAGGCCCAGAGAGCCAGAAACA tgcaaGCAGCCGTGCAGAGTGTCAATGCTGCGTTACGTCGCAGTGAccccagacacacactcagctgtctgatgacctctgacctccagctgCCTCAGGTGTTtccttttgctgctgctttgtatCACAGAGaacttcagctgctgcagagacagagtggacag ggggagctgcagcaggaggagctctTCGTTGCTGTGGAGATGCTGTCAGCTGTCGCTCTCATCAATCAGTCTTTGGAGGCGGGAAACCTGCAGCAGTTCAGCTCCTCATTGGTCAGTTCATCTGCAGGACTCTCTGATGTAGATGACACCCTGCTGGACag GTACTTTGAACACATGGCAGGTGTGAAGCAGCAAGGGGGCGGAGCTCAACTCACTTGGaatcagctgcaggaggaaatcAACAGCGTCAACAGCTCGGTGCAGGACGCACAACAGa ATCTCGTAGTTGTGGGTGTGATTAACAAGGCTGTGATCAGAGGAGACAgtcagcagctgctctctgctctgctgctgccctcttgtggccTGGAGGACGTTCTACCTGACAACGCCCGTCGATACCTGACGCTGCTGAGCAGAGCACGTCAGCACAAAGCTCAG GTGAGCAGAGACCCAGGAGCTGAGCTGTGTTTGGCTGATATCCAGGAGGAAGTGAGGAGAGCCAATCAACAGAGTCAGAGAGCTTTGAAGT tgtgtttgtcaGTCGCAGCAGTAAACCAGGCAGTGAAGGAGAACAGAGACTCTCAGACTCTTCGTGTTTTGTCTTTACCTGATCTTCAACTTCAGGGAATCATCAGAGAATGTGCAGCGGAATATCAGAGACAACTACACAACCTGATCACACACAAGATGGACACAG GAGACAACAGAAGTTCCTGGATTCGAGTCCGTACGGACGACGGCTCATTGTTTTACTTTCACCTGAACCGACTTGAGGGAACCTGGGAGCAACCGGACAGCTTCACGCACAACAGTGTGTTCATGGACAGACACGACATACAG GACGTTATCAGCAGTGTGTCGGGTTTGTACAGTCGCAGCGCcctctggaggagcagagaagcCCTCGTTGTTCGTCTGCAGGCTGCATGTCGAGGGTTCCTGATCAGACAACAGCTGGAGGCTCGACAACGTTTCCTGATCAACCACACCCCTGCTGTCGTCATCATCCAG tctcATTGGAGGAGGtttgtccagcagagggcgtACAGACGGCGGCTGCAGTTTCTCTACATGAACTGGAGAGCCGTCGTCAAg ATTCAGTCATTCCTGAAGATGTGgctgatgaaaagaaaatatcgaGCACGACTGAGTTTCTTCAAACGTAAC gagGGCGCTGTGATAAAGATCCAGTCGTTCTTCAGAGCGAGCAGAGCCAGAGATCAGTACAGGATGTTGG TGCACTCGGACACGCCCCCTCTGTCTGTGGTCAGGAAGTTTGTTCACCTGCTCGACCTCGGTGACGGTGACATCAGAGAGGAGGCGGAGCTTCTGCGTctgagggaggaggtggtgaggaGCATCCGCTTCAACCGGCAGCTGGAGGCGGACCTGGACCTGATGGACCTGAAGATTGGCCTGCTGGTCCGGAACCGAGCCACACTGCAG GAAGTGGTGTCTCACTGTAAGAAGCTGACCAGGAAGAATAAGGAGCAGCTGTCGGACATGATGGACGTAGAGAGAAGTAAAGGACTGAAGGCTCTGAGccgagagaggagagagagactggaggCCTATCAACACCTGTTCTACCTGctgcag ACGCAGCCTCTCTACCTGGCTCAGCTGATCTTCTTGATGCCTCACACTCGCTCCACCTCCTTCATGGAGATgttggtgtttagtttgtttaattACGGCTCCGACCACCGGGAGGCgtacctgctgctgcagctcttcacTGAGGCGCTGCGCTACGAGATCAG ACTGAAGGTGGATCAGCCTCAGGATGTGGTCACAGGAAATCCCACCGTCATCAAGATGCTGGTGAACTTTTACCGTCGCGCTCATGGTCAGAACGTTCTGCGGGAGGCGCTGTGTCCTGCTCTGCAGGACGTCCTGCAGGACCGGTCTCTGAGCATCAGGACTGACCCGGTGGACGTCTACAAGACCTGGATCAACCAGACCGAGAGCCAGACCGGACATAAGAG CACTCTACCTTATGATGTTTCACCTGAGGACGCTCTGTCTCACCCTGAAGTTCAGAGAAGAATCGACGTCTCCATCATCAACCTGAAGAACCTTACAGACCGAGTACTCAACGCCATCACATGCAACCTGCACAAGCTGCC GTATGGTTTACGTTATACAGCAAAGGTTCTCAGAGACGCTCTGAAGACAAAGTTTCCTGACGCCAGCGACGATGAGCTCTACAAG ATCGTAGGTAACCTGGTCTACTATCGCTACATGAACCCGGCCATTGTGGCTCCGGACGGGTTCGATGTGGTGGACCGGTCGGCCGGCTCGTCCCTACAACCGGAGCAGCGACACGTCCTGGGCTCCATTGCTCGCATGCTGCAACACGGCGCTGCCAACAAACGCTTCCACGGAGACGGATACCACGTCAGAGCTCTGAACCAGTACATCAGCCAGACTCATAACAGGTTCAG GAAGTTcctattgagtgtgtgtgacgttCCTGAACCTGAGGAGCGATTCAGTGTGGATGAGTTCTCCGAGCTGCTCGTCGTCAGCAGACCCGTCATCTACATCTCTGTCAGCGAGctgctcaacacacacaag CTGTTGTTGGAGCATCAGGACGTTTTGTGTGCGGACTCCTCTGATCCGCTCAGACTGCTGCTGCGAGACCTGGGACCAGTGCCCCCCCTGCAGGAACTCATTG GAGAGTCTTCATTATCTTCATCAGACCCAGAGTCGGCTCTGACTCACAGCTGTAAGACCGAAGTTTCTCTGACTCTCACCAACAAGTTCGACATCTTCAACGATTCTGATGACAAACCAGATGCCAGAGGTCTGCTGCTCAG CACAAAGCAGCTGATCATCGACGTCATCAGGACTCAACCAGGTGACACTTTGAGTTACATCCTGAGAACATCCCCATCACATGACCAG GAAGTCTGCCATGATTGGCTGATGCAGCGACGAGCACGACAAGATGCGCGAACCCctgaaaagatgaagagaaaccAGTCGTTGGTCGCTAACGGCAACCTTAgtctggaggagaagaagaggaagattcTGAGGAGTCTTCGTCGTCTAGAGGGACTCGGCGTCCTGACATCACCTCAGAGTGAAAATCAAATCTTACAGATGATTGCCAAG GACATTCGTCAGCAGCGTCTGCACCGTCAGCGTCGGGGGGCGGAGCTACTAAAGCTCCGTCAGACTCTGAGCAGTCTGCAGGTGAAGAGCAGCTTCCACACTGAACAGGTTGATTACTACAGAcattacatcacttcctgtctggacAATCTGACTGCCAG TAAATCCAACAAAAAGAAGACCGCAGAGAGCACAGGGAAGAAGAAGCCTCCTGTGCTGAGTTACAGCGCCACCCGGCTGCAGGAGAAGGGAGTTCTGCTGGAGATCGAAGACCTGCCTCCGACACA GTTTAAAAACGTGGTGTTTGACATCGTTCCTGGACCAGAGAGAGGAAGCTTCAGAGTCAAAACTCGATTCCTCGGAGTTGAGATGGAAGAATTTCTGCTCAAATACCAG gatctgctgcagctgcagtatGAGGGCGTGGCCGTGATGAAGATGTTTGATAAGGCGAAGATAAATGTCAACTTGCTCATTTTCCTGCTCAACAAGAAGTTCTTCAAAAAATGA
- the LOC109643928 gene encoding ankyrin repeat domain-containing protein 34A encodes MLSSVVRKSEVTQGIMGDAGPLQTEGNALLKAVFQGKLRLTRLLLEGGAYINEGNERGETPISAACLGSYDDPQTQQRMLRYLLEKGADPNIPDKSGRTALMHACAEKAGKEVVTLLLENGADPSLKDYSGSSALVHAINKGDHDTLQVLLDACKAKGKEVIIITTDTSPSGTKKIKQYLNSPPSPAIVDKLSPDCMSPSEVEIATSSPGRDKSDEGIFSFALTSALPLPSARAPGEKRPPPRKLLKRLNSEPWGLVAPSVLSSVSPDRVDRDLEEESCCDLSRTVADINGLSITEPVRPLLSRRHSIETHDPCSPKLIDRSCSEDCPTLSGSWADKVQQHQILYRRNTAPESQENAGGPVAVPARVLAYPKLTRMEHYESDTHLCPESIPGSPDSGRVSVERRRYNASPLSLFTSSPRESLENIPNSVSPITVRRRPPGILERRGSGTLLLDHISHTRPGFLPPLNINPQRPIPDIRSNGKPPSPVHSAHKILVPVAPASPKRGQDFKMKKKLTRRHSMQTEQMKQLSTFQEILAEKVIESNGD; translated from the coding sequence ATGTTAAGCTCGGTGGTCAGGAAGTCTGAGGTGACACAAGGGATCATGGGAGATGCAGGTCCCCTGCAGACCGAGGGAAATGCCCTCCTCAAAGCCGTCTTCCAGGGAAAGCTGAGGCTAACCCGCCTGCTGCTCGAAGGTGGTGCCTACATAAATGAGGGCAACGAGCGTGGAGAGACCCccatctctgccgcctgcttgGGGAGCTACGACGACCCGCAGACCCAGCAGAGAATGCTGCGTTACCTTCTGGAGAAAGGTGCGGACCCAAACATCCCAGATAAGAGTGGAAGGACAGCGCTGATGCATGCGTGTGCAGAGAAGGCGGGGAAGGAAGTGGTGACATTGCTGCTGGAGAACGGAGCTGATCCCAGCCTCAAAGATTACTCTGGATCCTCCGCCCTGGTCCATGCTATTAACAAAGGCGACCACGACACCCTGCAGGTCCTGCTTGATGCCTGCAAGGCCAAAGGCAAGgaagttattattatcaccACTGACACGTCTCCGTCAGGAACCAAGAAGATAAAACAGTACCTCaactctcccccctccccagcTATCGTGGATAAGTTGTCTCCGGACTGTATGTCTCCCTCGGAGGTGGAGATCGCTACCTCCTCACCAGGAAGAGATAAGAGCGACGAAGGAATCTTCAGCTTTGCCCTGACCTCAGCTTTACCTTTACCTTCAGCTCGAGCTCCAGGTGAGAAGAGGCCACCACCTCGCAAACTGCTGAAGAGGCTGAACTCGGAGCCCTGGGGCCTGGTGGCGCCCTCTGTGCTGAGCAGCGTTTCTCCGGACCGGGTAGACAGagatctggaggaggagagttgCTGTGATCTCAGCAGGACAGTTGCTGATATTAACGGCCTTTCTATCACAGAGCCGGTCAGACCTCTGCTGTCACGACGACACAGCATTGAAACCCATGACCCCTGCTCCCCCAAACTCATCGACCGGTCCTGCTCAGAGGACTGCCCCACCCTCTCTGGCTCTTGGGCTGACAAAGTTCAACAACACCAGATCTTGTATCGTAGGAACACAGCCCCGGAGTCACAGGAAAATGCTGGAGGACCGGTGGCAGTTCCAGCTCGGGTGCTGGCTTATCCGAAACTGACCCGGATGGAGCACTATGAGTCAGACACTCACCTCTGTCCAGAGTCCATCCCTGGATCTCCAGACTCGGGTCGGGTGTCTGTGGAGCGGAGAAGGTACAATGCCTCCCCCTTGTCCCTGTTCACCAGTTCCCCCAGGGAGTCTCTGGAGAACATCCCCAACTCTGTGTCCCCCATTACCGTGCGCCGCCGTCCCCCAGGAATCCTGGAGCGAAGGGGCTCTGGAACTCTCCTTCTGGACCACATCTCCCACACCAGACCTGGCTTCCTGCCTCCACTCAACATCAACCCTCAGAGACCCATCCCTGATATCCGTTCAAATGGCAAGCCCCCCTCCCCGGTTCACTCTGCACACAAGATCCTGGTCCCAGTGGCCCCGGCTTCGCCCAAAAGGGGGCAAGACttcaagatgaagaagaaactcACGAGAAGACACTCAATGCAGACGGAGCAGATGAAGCAGCTCTCCACCTTCCAGGAGATTCTGGCTGAGAAGGTCATTGAGTCCAATGGAGATTGA